AAGATAAAATCAATGATTGGAAGTTCAAATTAAGACTGGAGGAAGATCATGAAAAAAATAGCGATAACGATTGTCACAATGGCATTATTAGGTATCGCTCTTCTCACCTTGAAAGATTACACTTCACTGTTTGGAAACAAGATAACCGCCCAAGAAGACAGCATTGAGGTGACATCCGGAATTGACCGCATGGATCTGGAGATCACCAGCGGAAACACGACCATTATTCCGCAGGACCGCCATGATGTGAAAGCTGTTTATAAAGGCAAGAACAAGCTTTCTGTGAAGGAAGACGGCAGCACAATTGAAGTAGAAGTGAAGCAAAGATGGTATCAGTGGATATCCTTTTTTAACTCACCAAAATCATCCTTAACCATTTACATTCCAAAGGATTATCAGCATGATCTTGAGCTCAGCGTCGGCTCTGGTCACTTGCAATTCGCAGGAGATTCCCCTTCTCGGCCGATGAAGCTGGATACGATGAGCTTAGAAATGAGCTCCGGAGACGTGAAGCTGCAAAATCTGGAGACGTCGGCATTCAAATATGAGGGCTCTTCAGGTCAATTAACCATTGATTCATTCACGACAAAAGAAGGCAGATTTGATCTCGATTCGGGGGATGTGAGACTCGTCCGATACGCCGGTCCTCTCAACGGTGATTTAGCTTCGGGGCACATGAAAGTCGCGATGGATCAATTAGCGGGGGATATAAATCTGGACTTAAACTCCGGAAATGCTCAGCTTGATTTGCCGGATCATGCGGATTTTATGCTTAAAGGTGATACAGTCAGCGGAGATATCACTTGTGATTTCCCTCTCAAAAATCAAACATCGAAAAGCGGCACAATTTCCGGCACACATGGCTCCGGCACCTATCAAATCAACGTCTCCTTAGCAAGCGGAGATGTGAAAATTCATTGAAAAATGAGCAAAGAAAGCGGCCGCTTTCTTTGCTCATTTTATGCTTGTCCAATAAACCGCTTATTCCATTCCACTAATTCATCCGCCGGCAGCGGTTTAGAAAAATAGTAGCCTTGAATAATAGGATAATGACATGACTTCGCAAGAAAAGCGGCCTGCTCCTCCGTTTCCACCCCCTCTACCACCACTTTCAAGTTTAAAGATTTTCCTAATAAAATGATGGATTGGATAATGGAAGCATCCTTTTCCGTACGAAATCCCCCGTCGATAAACGATTTATCAATCTTCAGCGTCGAGATAGGGATTTTCTTCAAATAAGATAAAGAGGAGACACCTGTCCCGAAATCATCCAGTGCCACTTCAAAGCCTTCCTTTCGAAAACGGTCGACCGCTTGAATCGCCCCATCAATCGTTTTCACGAAGCTCGTTTCGGTAATTTCCAGCTCCAGGAATTCAGGATCGATCTGGTACCGGCGGGTTGTACTCAGCAAATACTCCAGCAGCCGCGGAGAGCTCACATAATGGCCGGGAATGTTAATCGCCACCCTCCAGCTGCGGCTATTCTCCACTTGCCAAGCAAGGATCTGCTGGCAGACCCGGTCAATGACCCAATCCGTCACATCCATCATTCGATGATATTTTTCCAATACCGGAATAAAAACCGCGGGCGATAGAATTCCATACTTGGGATGCTTCCAGCGCAGCAGTGCCTCCACTCCAATCATTTCCTTCTGATCGGTTGCTACTTTCGGCTGATAAACAAGGTATAATTCATTCTCCGCCAGCGCCCGGTCAATACCTTCCATTATTTCTCTTTCCATGGTATGTGCGTGAATCTCCGGATCATAAGCAATCACTTCATTATGAAACCCAGCCCCCGGATGGCTCAGCACCGCTAGCGCTTGACCGTACAGCTCAGCGGACGGCACCTTCTGCTCGGCGTCCGCAAAAGCACAGAGGGATTGCAGCCGCACAACATGACCGTCGATCACGAGCGGCTGATTCATGAGAAAGGCCGCTCGTGTCATCGCCTGCCTTAACTCCGAAACAGCTTTTTCATCTCTTACCGCAAAGGCAAAGCGCTGTCCATCCAGCCGGTACAGCTCAGCTAGCGGCGGCTTGACAGAAGCGAGCAGCTCGCTCGTTTGCTGAATCACATCATCCAAAAAGGCATAACTGTACGAGTGATGGAGCAGGTCGAGATCGTGGAAGTGCCACACGGCCATCGCCGGATAAGCATTGCTGTTTACATTCTTTTCAAATTCCCTGCGGTTCGGGAGCTTTGTTAGCGAGTCATAATAGCTAAAACGATGCTCCACATAACGATCCAACAGGCTCGAAAGCAGAAATAAAACAAACAGCACTGTTATGGCCGCTGTTGTACTGCCAATTAAAAAAGCCATATCTGACAGATGATGTCCGCTATTCTTAAGCGGCAATTGTTTAGGCACATAGAAATGCACCGCAGCCATACCAGTATAATGCATGCATGAAACCGCCATGCCCAGAATAGCCGAGACAAGCAGCCGCACGAAACGGCGGCGTGCTTTTCTTTGGTGCTTGGCTAAAATATACAGCGCGATAAACGAAACGACAACCGCCACAACGATAGAGGCTATAAATAAACGAATGTCATAGCTGATCACGACATTCTTCATCTTCATCGCGGCCATGCCGATATAATGCATCACAGATATCCCGGCTCCCATAACGATACCTGCCATTACATAGGAAGAAATCGTGAGGCTCGGCCGATTGGAAAAATAGAACGCCAAAAAAGAAGCGATCAGCGCAGGCCCGATCGAAATTAACGTCAGCCAATGATCATAATGCATGGAGACCGGAAGCATCAAAGCGCTCATCCCAATAAAATGCATCGACCAAATCCCTATTCCCATAGAAACGGAAGCAAGAATCAGCCAAACAGTCCGATGAAAGAAACTGTTTTGCTGAGCGCGCTCATTCATTATGATCGCCGTATAGGAAGCGGCGCAGGCCATAGCAATCGACAGAAGAACGATGGACCCTGCATAGTCGCCTTGCAAAATTTTAAAGGATGCTGCAGAAGGTGTAGAAAACATTACTTTCCTCTCTCTTTTCTCACGGTAATCTTTCGTTATATTTCCTGAATGACAGCCAAGCATAAGTTATAGCTCAAGAACTATTTTACCCCTATACACATCAATCTGACTAGTTCTAAAGGTCTATTTCTTATTCCGTACTGATCGTAAGAGCTTAACAAAAATATCCAGCTGTGCGTTCTCTTGGCAGCTGGATAGAATCCTCATCTTTTATGCAGGTCCCCTAAGTGAATAAAACCCAAGAACGCAGGAAAACCGGCATTCTCAGGCTATTCTTTAGGATTTATGAAATGAGCCTATGACTTCGACCGTTTCGGTGATATTTACAAATGCTTCCGGATCAGCTTCATGAATCATTGTCTTTACATCCGTCAGCTGATAGCGCGTAATGACGGTGATCAGAACCGACCGGCCTTCACCTGAATACGCCCCTTCTCCCTTCATGACGGTTACCCCGCGGTAAACATTTGAAATCAGCTTCTCTTTCACAGCTTCTCCTTTGGCTGTGATAATCATCAGCGTTAGCTTAATATGGTTCGTGTGAATCGTATCAATCACTTTACCTGTCGCATAAATAGCTATCATCGTATTCAGCGCCGCATCCCAATTAAAAATGAAGCCTGAAGCAATGACCACTACTCCGTTCATCGCCGAAAGCAGTGCCCCAAGCGGAAAGTCCTTCTTCTTTGTCAGCAGCATAGCGATGATATCGAAGCCTCCCGATGAAGCAGATGCCCGAAAGATTAATCCGATGCCGAGTCCCGTCAGCACGCCGCCAAACAAGGAAGACAGAATCGGTTCCGTCGATACTTGATAAATAGGGATCATATACAAACTGACCGATATCAGAACAACAGACAGAATCGTGTACCCAATAAACTGTTTCCCCAGCTTTTTCACACCGACCACTAACAAAGGAAGGTTTAATAAAAAGTTAATGACCCCCGTATTCATTGGGGTAATCAGTCCGACCATGATCGCCACACCGCTCAGCCCGCTGCTCAAAATTCCATGCGGAATCAAAAAAAGATTATATGCCACTCCAACAATGATCGACCCTAATAGAATGGTCAAAATATTCATGGTCTTCCCTCCTCTTTCGCCAGCAAAATGAATAAAAGAATTATACTGGAGGAAGGGGATCTTGTGAAAATGATAGTTTTTTCTGAAATATCAAACAAAAGGATCAGTGAAGTCCTCGGCTTTTTTTCGATGAAGACACTCGAAACCCATGCGGCAATTCGGTATAATAAGTACAGTGGCAGAAAAACAGCTTCGAGAATATATGGTTTAACGAGATTCAAAGTTGAAAGAGAGTGAACAACATGGGCCGTAAATGGAACAACATTAAAGAAAAGAAAGCGTCAAAAGATGCCAATACGAGCCGGATTTACGCAAAGTTTGGACGTGAAATTTACGTAGCTGCCAAGCAGGGAGAACCGGATCCGGAATCGAACCAAGCGTTAAAAGTCGTGCTCGAACGCGCGAAAACATATAATGTGCCTAAAGCGATTGTAGACCGCGCCATTGAGAAGGCCAAGGGCGGTTCAGAGGAAAATTATGATGAGCTTCGCTACGAAGGCTTTGGTCCGAACGGGTCCATGATCATTGTGGATGCGCTATCGAACAACGTTAATCGCACCGCCTCCGAAGTGCGTGCTGCCTTTGGCAAAAACGGCGGAAACATGGGCGTCAGCGGGTCGGTTTCCTACATGTTTGAAGCTACTGCCGTGATCGGCGTAGAAGGGAAAACAGCGGATGAAGTACTGGAGCTGTTAATGGAGGCCGATCTGGATGTGCGCGATATTTTAGAAGAAGACGGCTCCGTCATCATTTATGCCGAACCCGATCAATTCCATGCAGTACAAGAAGCCTTCAAGCAAGCCGGCATCAGCGAATTCACCGTTGCTGAGCTGACCATGCTTGCTCAAAACGACATTCACTTATCCGAGGAAGATCAAGCCCAATTTGAAAAGCTGATCGATGCCCTAGAAGATCTGGAGGATGTCCAGCAAGTGTATCATAACGTGGACTTGGGCGAATAATAGCCTATAGGAAAATCTTCCATTCAACTGAAAAAGCAGTAGCCCTCATCGGAGAAGCTACTGCTTTTTCAGTTTTTTTCCGCGCCGGGCACGGGCTGATGTTCTTTACCGATCAGCCGCTCTAGCCGCTTTTGGCATGGCGGCAGCGTGATCTGGATGATTCTTCCTAAAAACAAAGCGATCAAAATGGTGCCGATGCCGACCGGGCCTCCCAGCAGCCACCCTAATAGAAAGACGGTTATTTCCATACCATTTCGGACAAGCGTGATACTCCAGCCGGTTTTTTCCACGATCAGGAGCATTAAGCTGTCTCTCGGACCGGCTCCTAAATCAGCGGAAACATAGAGACTGATACCAAATCCGAGAATAAAGACGCCGGCAGTAAAGCATAGCACTTGAACGAGGATCGTCTCCGGATTGGGTAGCCACAGATTAAAGATATCGATAAACACACCCAGAAGCAGCATGTTCATGATAGCGCCGATTTTTGGCGGGGTTTGCGTGCCGACCCAAGTAGCGGCAATAATCGTAATTCCTGCAATGATTGACCATGTGCCGATCGTTAATCCCAACTGCTTATAAAGCCCATAGTGAAATACATCCCACGGTCCGATCCCCAGCACTTTCCCCTTAATGGTGAGTGAAATCCCCAGTGCCAGCACGATCAAGCCCATGATAAAAAAAGTCCAGCGCAAACGGTATTCGCGGCGCATACGCTCCCTCCGTTCCTATTAAACTGCTCATTTGTTTAGGCTTTCGAAATAGATTCCTCATCCACTTTAGCATAACCCTCCTATTATTTTAAACGATTTCTCCCTCCTCCTTTTTTGCTTTTGGGCACAAACAGATAGTAAGAACATTCAAAAAACGGCAACCTTACAAATCAGGTTACCGTTTCATCTGATGAATGGCAGCGTACAGAAGCTCCTGTTGTTTAAAGCTTGGATGATTCCTCCACACCTCAAGGCCGCCTGCTCTTCTACGAAGTCGCATCCAGCTTCTGCTCAGGCACCAGCTTCTTATCAAACTGGCTCCACAGTAACCCCAGTGCTGCTCCGGCTAAAGCAGGCACAGCCCATTCCAGTCCGTAAGCCGAAAGCGGCAAATGCTCTCTTACAGTTTGAAGCGGTCCTAAGTGAACGCCCGCAGTATGCAGACCTCCCAATACAGCAAATACTCCTGTGCATAATACAGTACAGCCGTAGACCTTCTTAGCATGCTTGAAATAGCGATGGAAAAAGGTTAAGGCGATCAGAACAATCGTTAGCGGGTAGGCCGTTACGAGAAATGGCACAGACACTTTCAGAATTTGCGCAAGCCCCATGTTTGCAAGCGTGAAACCGACCAGTGTCAGCACGAACACTTGCGTCTTGTAGCCTGCTTTCGGGAACAGCTTGGCAAAATACTGACTGCATGATGTCGTTAAGCCAACGACGGTCGTAAA
The Bacillus xiapuensis DNA segment above includes these coding regions:
- the liaG gene encoding LiaG family protein — encoded protein: MKKIAITIVTMALLGIALLTLKDYTSLFGNKITAQEDSIEVTSGIDRMDLEITSGNTTIIPQDRHDVKAVYKGKNKLSVKEDGSTIEVEVKQRWYQWISFFNSPKSSLTIYIPKDYQHDLELSVGSGHLQFAGDSPSRPMKLDTMSLEMSSGDVKLQNLETSAFKYEGSSGQLTIDSFTTKEGRFDLDSGDVRLVRYAGPLNGDLASGHMKVAMDQLAGDINLDLNSGNAQLDLPDHADFMLKGDTVSGDITCDFPLKNQTSKSGTISGTHGSGTYQINVSLASGDVKIH
- a CDS encoding YitT family protein; amino-acid sequence: MNILTILLGSIIVGVAYNLFLIPHGILSSGLSGVAIMVGLITPMNTGVINFLLNLPLLVVGVKKLGKQFIGYTILSVVLISVSLYMIPIYQVSTEPILSSLFGGVLTGLGIGLIFRASASSGGFDIIAMLLTKKKDFPLGALLSAMNGVVVIASGFIFNWDAALNTMIAIYATGKVIDTIHTNHIKLTLMIITAKGEAVKEKLISNVYRGVTVMKGEGAYSGEGRSVLITVITRYQLTDVKTMIHEADPEAFVNITETVEVIGSFHKS
- a CDS encoding bifunctional diguanylate cyclase/phosphodiesterase, with protein sequence MFSTPSAASFKILQGDYAGSIVLLSIAMACAASYTAIIMNERAQQNSFFHRTVWLILASVSMGIGIWSMHFIGMSALMLPVSMHYDHWLTLISIGPALIASFLAFYFSNRPSLTISSYVMAGIVMGAGISVMHYIGMAAMKMKNVVISYDIRLFIASIVVAVVVSFIALYILAKHQRKARRRFVRLLVSAILGMAVSCMHYTGMAAVHFYVPKQLPLKNSGHHLSDMAFLIGSTTAAITVLFVLFLLSSLLDRYVEHRFSYYDSLTKLPNRREFEKNVNSNAYPAMAVWHFHDLDLLHHSYSYAFLDDVIQQTSELLASVKPPLAELYRLDGQRFAFAVRDEKAVSELRQAMTRAAFLMNQPLVIDGHVVRLQSLCAFADAEQKVPSAELYGQALAVLSHPGAGFHNEVIAYDPEIHAHTMEREIMEGIDRALAENELYLVYQPKVATDQKEMIGVEALLRWKHPKYGILSPAVFIPVLEKYHRMMDVTDWVIDRVCQQILAWQVENSRSWRVAINIPGHYVSSPRLLEYLLSTTRRYQIDPEFLELEITETSFVKTIDGAIQAVDRFRKEGFEVALDDFGTGVSSLSYLKKIPISTLKIDKSFIDGGFRTEKDASIIQSIILLGKSLNLKVVVEGVETEEQAAFLAKSCHYPIIQGYYFSKPLPADELVEWNKRFIGQA
- a CDS encoding YczE/YyaS/YitT family protein codes for the protein MRREYRLRWTFFIMGLIVLALGISLTIKGKVLGIGPWDVFHYGLYKQLGLTIGTWSIIAGITIIAATWVGTQTPPKIGAIMNMLLLGVFIDIFNLWLPNPETILVQVLCFTAGVFILGFGISLYVSADLGAGPRDSLMLLIVEKTGWSITLVRNGMEITVFLLGWLLGGPVGIGTILIALFLGRIIQITLPPCQKRLERLIGKEHQPVPGAEKN
- a CDS encoding YebC/PmpR family DNA-binding transcriptional regulator → MGRKWNNIKEKKASKDANTSRIYAKFGREIYVAAKQGEPDPESNQALKVVLERAKTYNVPKAIVDRAIEKAKGGSEENYDELRYEGFGPNGSMIIVDALSNNVNRTASEVRAAFGKNGGNMGVSGSVSYMFEATAVIGVEGKTADEVLELLMEADLDVRDILEEDGSVIIYAEPDQFHAVQEAFKQAGISEFTVAELTMLAQNDIHLSEEDQAQFEKLIDALEDLEDVQQVYHNVDLGE